The genomic region TCAACTGGAACAGTGATCTTGGTAAGTTCATCTATTACATTAATCacctttttttttgggtaaagggttaccccggtgaaattTTATATCAACCAAAAATAAAAACAGGGAGTATCGAGACACCGATACTCActactagacttggcataccaagactaggacAACAAGATCAAACCACCGACAAGCGTCACAACCAAAACAAACTAAACTACCCAAGAACTAAACACAGCCCGACAAACAACACAAAACAGACTATACATCAAAGTGCCTAGCCCGGATCTTTGTCTTCATCACTAGGAATAAGCTTCCACTTCTCTTGAATGCTTTGATTGTGCGAGCCATCCTTAAATTTGAACCCCATCAATCGAAGCCGGACCGTACTCTTGATTCTATCACACACCGCATTAACATTGGCCACTTTATTAGAGAATAAACAATTGTTCCGCTCATGCCAAATATAATACGACGCCGCCGCAATAACTAGCTTACCAACAATGTGATCCGTCTTTCTTGAGTTAGCCTTTTGATCCAACCAGTTCATGATCGATTGCCACGAATCATTAACATCCCCCATGTTAAGCAAATCCTTAACATTATACCAGACTTGAGATGCAAACGAACAACTGAAAAACAAGTGGTCTCTAGAATCCCGATCGTGCTTACATAATGGACAGCACATAAGTCTTAGATTATAATCGCTCCCCGCTTCCCAGCTTGCTAAACGGTCCTGTGTCTTGAGCTTATTTTTAATAACCAACCAAAGATGGAACGAGTGCCTTGGAATACATTGACTAAACCAAACCCCATTCACCCAAGAGACCGGTTGTTCCCGATGTCGGATATTATGCCACACTTCCATCGAACCAAACGGACGAGAATTGCCCTCCAAATCTTTCCAAATTGTTCTATCATCCAGATTCTGCGTCAAAACACCCCTACGCGGACAGAAAGTTTTGCCGTCAATATTCAATAACCTAGTAGCAAAACCCTTATTAGGGTTTAACGAGGAAATCAATATATCCGGTGGCTTGACATGTCTTGCATCCATATCCGACGGCTTGAACTGACTATAATCCATACCACACGAAATCTAGAACCATGCAACGAGCAGTGAATACGAACGAAAGAGAAAACCAAACGAATTGGCAACAAACCCTAGCAGGAAAACGAAACAAAGAACTAACCCTAATCCTGACGTCAAAAGATTAGTAACCACGGTAAAATCTAGTATCCTTACTCTGAAGGAACGACAACACCACAATTGCTAACCCAGATCAATCAAGAAGATCAGCAAGAACGAACGAACAACAAAACTAGGGTTTCTCTTGGTCGCCAATTTCGCCCAGAGCCATCTGCGAACAAGGTGATATTGTGCTAAACTTTTAGGATTCTTGTACcttcaaaacgtatacagttacaaagcaaacaaattgtataagtaagcaactaaacaaacagttaacgtgcaataaatgcgaaagtggaatctcggaaactcgagttgtcacagacacttacgtaaaacctacgtaaactcatacttaccactgtcctcggattgggaaggacacctgtagatacaactagtctagtacatacaacatgggaagccacCACTTATTATTGTAAAGATTTGGGAACAAGGGTACTGGGAAAACACATggttatgaaacgaacttactatttCTCAAACAAACTCATTAACtgaacaatcaactgtgaactcgctcaactttgttgttgactctctgttacatgccttgcaggtcgataggtgctcatggagcttgcaccgggaggcgcggtcgttgtgggacatggacagtggatgccatgttaaaaacattataacATTTCGaacttttttttgggtaaagggttaccccggtgattttatatatcaacaaaccaaaccaaaccaagtagtgtagagagtctacactagttcaatcatgaggCATACCCCATGAAAGTAATCCaaaacaaccataaacaagcaaCTACAAACCCAAAACAAAAAACAACTAGCCTGACCACTAGGAAAAACAAAATACAATTTAAACAACTAGTCAGCCACCATCGTCCAATAGCTCTTTGCCATGAACATCCCATTCGCTTAGAAGCCTGCGGACATTACCAGTATTCTTCAACCTCGCACCCATTAATTTGTATCGAACCAATTGTATAATATGAGCACCCACAGTCTCTGGAGGTCTTagttgatttttgaaaatcctAGCATTTCGCTCCTGCCAAATAGTGTAAGCCGTAGCCGCAACCACCACTCTAGCGACATAATCCTTAGCTAGTTTAGATTTGGACCGAATAATCAACCAGTCTACAATATCTTCCCATATGGGTTGAACCGAATCCATTCCCACCTTTCGTTTCACTATATCCCAAACCTTTGTCGAATAATTACATTCAAAGAACAAATGGCTATGGGAGTCGTGATTAGCATAGCATAATAAACaacacatcatgttcatattttTCCGACGAGACAAATCCCATTTTAGAATCTTATCTTGCGTAAGTAATTTACCTCGCATGATTAGCCACATGAGAAACGCATGCCGCGGTATACATTGAGCAAACCAGACTATAGTACTCCATACCACTTCCGTTTCCTTATACCGAATCGAGTCCCACACACACGATGTCGAAAAATCTGTCTTCTCATTACCATCTCGCCATATGACTCTGTCTAGTTTGCTTGGCATAATATGGACTTGATCTAG from Helianthus annuus cultivar XRQ/B chromosome 10, HanXRQr2.0-SUNRISE, whole genome shotgun sequence harbors:
- the LOC110881962 gene encoding uncharacterized protein LOC110881962 — protein: MRQFFWLDIGDGTRTSAWYDTWCELGPLGNFIVPRTIANAGFRLEDSVSQIQLNGEWKWPVAWRDLFPVLNQLDQVHIMPSKLDRVIWRDGNEKTDFSTSCVWDSIRYKETEVVWSTIVWFAQCIPRHAFLMWLIMRGKLLTQDKILKWDLSRRKNMNMMCCLLCYANHDSHSHLFFECNYSTKVWDIVKRKVGMDSVQPIWEDIVDWLIIRSKSKLAKDYVARVVVAATAYTIWQERNARIFKNQLRPPETVGAHIIQLVRYKLMGARLKNTGNVRRLLSEWDVHGKELLDDGG